A genomic region of Trifolium pratense cultivar HEN17-A07 linkage group LG3, ARS_RC_1.1, whole genome shotgun sequence contains the following coding sequences:
- the LOC123915142 gene encoding uncharacterized protein LOC123915142, whose protein sequence is MKTKISQNCDNALAYVKAVEFTFHQYDRKKYDEFLKIIIDLNLRKGGKRKIATRVKKLFEGNPDLILGFNTLLPKEYQITLPRRTGRNVKKVEENGVLPWDVLNIIAKRLDFDDLFNFAGVCKNWMAFHKIYWRNFLTSQEPLLLENSYDARYNFSFTLSSISDQKVYCLKMKKCFLFNSRYVASSSGYFIMEGPNNSFLLINPFTRINKIINKFEVKPDYTTNHALLAFGKCSEEFVLVVLCFRSLNVYQSRNCGWVTYSTTKNQGTVVDFVVFHNKIYVLTNMGNIGVLNLNFANIKFLKLKSTPNARIFGRLRWLVCCEEQLLVVDFSNSKTLPDVYKIDFSTMNYVKLETLGDIALFYVECKSCYALSNPNRWGYQSNSIYVTGFGNNQECIMYSWDDKNLKKCITLPAQASGRKRPYIHDWLFRHIKYEVDYSLVE, encoded by the exons ATGAAGACGAAGATCTCCCAGAACTGTGATAATGCATTGGCGTATGTTAAGGCAGTAGAATTTACCTTTCATCAATATGATAGGAAAAAGTATGATGAgtttttaaaaatcataataGATTTGAATTTGAGGAAGggtggaaaaagaaaaattgctaCAAGAGTGAAGAAGTTGTTTGAAGGGAATCCGGATTTAATTTTGGGATTCAACACCTTATTGCCAAAGGAATATCAAATCACACTTCCTCGTAGGACTG GGAGAAATGTGAAGAAGGTAGAAGAAAATGGTGTACTTCCTTGGGATGTGCTTAATATCATTGCTAAAAGACTAGATTTTGACGACCTCTTTAACTTTGCTGGCGTGTGCAAGAATTGGATGGCTTTTCACAAAATTTATTGGAGAAATTTCTTGACCTCCCAAGAACCATTACTTCTAGAAAATTCATATGATGCTCGTTATAATTTTTCGTTTACGCTTAGTAGCATATCTGACCAAAAAGTTTATTgcttgaagatgaagaagtgCTTCCTCTTTAACTCTCGCTATGTTGCGTCTTCTAGCGGATATTTTATCATGGAGGGGCCCAATAATTCATTTCTCTTAATCAACCCATTTACAAGAATAAATAAGataatcaataaatttgaaGTTAAGCCTGATTATACCACCAATCATGCCTTGCTTGCTTTTGGCAAATGTTCTGAGGAATTTGTCTTGGTGGTTTTATGCTTTAGAAGTTTGAATGTCTATCAATCTCGAAATTGTGGTTGGGTTACTTATTCGACAACGAAAAATCAAGGGACGGTTGTCGACTTTGTggtttttcataataaaatatatgttcTCACTAACATGGGCAACATAGGGGTACTCAACTTGAATTttgcaaatattaaatttctaaaACTGAAGAGTACTCCTAATGCAAGAATTTTCGGACGCCTTCGTTGGTTGGTTTGTTGTGAGGAGCAACTTTTAGTGGTTGATTTTTCGAATAGCAAAACATTACCGGATGTGTACAAGATAGACTTCTCAACTATGAATTATGTCAAACTTGAAACTTTGGGTGACATTGCATTATTCTATGTTGAGTGCAAAAGCTGTTATGCATTGAGCAACCCGAATAGATGGGGATATCAGAGCAACTCTATCTATGTCACCGGTTTTGGAAACAACCAAGAATGTATTATGTATTCTTGGgatgataaaaatttgaaaaaatgcaTTACACTTCCGGCTCAGGCTTCTGGCAGAAAACGTCCTTATATACATGATTGGTTATTTagacatataaaatatgaggTAGATTATTCTTTAGTTGAGTAA
- the LOC123918816 gene encoding uncharacterized protein ycf20 has protein sequence MAHSMSLISVGLGFGQIPKTKVGVCGRFNPRSTARLRIRAVQENGGQRRLIDIIRLVPDLSKNYFRRPSRRTLFGGISLLGGFYVAQTISLSFGALGVNDVIAAVVCVLLTEYVTKFYYSRPKVTFPVALLNNFKMGFTYGLFIDAFKLAS, from the coding sequence ATGGCACATTCAATGAGCTTGATCTCTGTAGGCCTCGGATTCGGCCAAATTCCTAAAACTAAAGTCGGTGTGTGTGGAAGGTTTAATCCAAGATCTACAGCACGGCTTCGAATTCGGGCTGTGCAAGAAAATGGTGGACAACGGAGACTAATAGACATTATTAGACTCGTGCCTGACCTCTCAAAGAATTACTTTCGAAGACCTTCTCGCAGGACTTTGTTTGGTGGAATCTCCTTGTTGGGTGGATTTTATGTTGCGCAAACAATTTCACTGTCTTTTGGAGCTCTAGGAGTCAATGATGTTATTGCTGCAGTGGTGTGTGTTCTTCTTACTGAGTATGTGACTAAGTTCTATTACAGCCGGCCAAAAGTTACTTTCCCTGTTGCTCTTCTCAACAACTTTAAAATGGGCTTCACCTACGGACTTTTCATTGATGCCTTTAAGCTTGCCAGTTAA